The window CAAACTTACCAATTAGCAATAGGCCCGGAAGAAATGGACCCCTATTATAATAATCCTGAAATGGCCGGTATTGGGAGTGCTGGTGATGTGAGAGCCCTTTTGAACAACATTCAAGTAGGGTTTTATACAGGCACCCTTTTGGAAGTAACCGATCCTGACAATTTGGGGATGTATGCTGATCCAGCTGGAAACCCTGACACCACAGGATACCATATGCTTTACGCCAACCTTCAGCAGAAACGTTCCGAACTTGGTGAAACTTGGTATGCCGAAAACTTGGACGAACAGCGATGGCAGCTGTTCCGAAATTATTATTTCGAAGCGAGTCGAAGGGTAAAGGTTACATTGGATAGTGTGCAATCCTGTCCAGCTGTATTAGAAGGACTAAGTGTATTGGATGAATTACCTGAAAATGAGGAGGGTATTGAAGCTTATATTGCAGCATCAGGTTTTCTGGCCCCTATAGACTCCATTCAGCTTCTCCCTGTATTCGAAATGGTTCTGGATGGTTGTGGTGAAGAATTCAGCGATGCTGACCAGGATTCGATTTATGTAAATCTTGAGGCCTACTTCAATGCAAATCGAGCTGACAATATTTTTAATTGGATTCTTGAAGAAGACCTTGAAACCAACTATTACCTGGGAAGGGTTAATGAAATCCTTTCAGCCCATAGCTGTTCACTGGAAGATTATGCCCAAGAAAGTAGGATGGTTTGTGTGCGTGATACGGTGATTTATCCTGCTGCCCAAGCGCAGTTTTGGGACAATTCTTTGTACAGAGGAGATTTTGAAATGACCCGGGCGAATCTTTTAGAATCCATGGAGGCTATTGGAGACTCTACCAACCAGAGTAAACAAAAGAAAAGTGGAATGGTCCAGATGATGTCTGCTGTCTTTCCAGGATATTCTGAATATAATGCGCTTTTCACGTTATACAATGCTACAGATGGAGATAATTGGTACAACAATTACGGATGGGTCGATGCAGACCCATTTACTCCTGAAGATGTAACCGTTTGGACTCCACCGGTTACAACGGATGGTAATGGTAATATCACAGGTATTTCTCTAGCCCATAACAATTTGACAGGTCAAATACCAACTCAGATCAGTACTTTTTCGAGTTTAGAAAACTTATTTTTGGATGGGAATAATCTTACTGGTTCAATTCCTTCCTCTATGGGTAGCCTGACTTCACTTATAAACCTAGACTTATCAGAAAACGACTTCACAGGAACTTTGCCTTCGTCTTTCAGTAGTCTTACAAATCTACTTTATCTTAGAATTTATGACAACGAATTACAAGGACCGATCCCTTTTGGGCCACCCTCAGCAAGTTTTAATTTAGACGCTTCGCTCAATAGGTTTACTTTTACCGACCTTCTGCCCTTTAAAAATAATTTTCTTTCAAGTGCTTCCTATTCAGGTCAGGATCTGGTGGATGTAGCAAAGAATATCAATAAACTCGCAGGTCAGTCCCATGTATTCACAACGAACATAGACCGGGATACCAGTCCAAAATCTGAATACCAGTGGTTTAAAAATGGGGTAGCACTCAATTCCAGAGATACGGCTAGTCATACCCTTAACTTATCTGGCTTGAGTTCAGGGGATGCGGGAGATTATTATTACAAAATCTGGAATAGTGACCTTCCTGGACTTGAACTTACCAGCAGAATACAAACACTAAATATGACACAGACCGGTGGGGTTTGGAAATGCCTTGAGCGTGAAGTACTTGATCCCTCCATGAACGGATCAGGGCCCACGGTTACTTCATCAGCGAGCATGTTTTTCTATAGCCCGGACTGGGAGGCTGTATTGGACTCTTGTATGGCGGATAAGGCTGCCCGGGCCTCATCGCTAAAAGAACTGGCAGCATCGAAAATGCTCGATCGGAGAATAGAAGAATACTATGCGAATTTTGACAGGAGTTGTTTGGAGTTGACGGAGGAGAGTTTGTCTTACACCTATATTCCCAAGGAATACCACTATACCCTTTACTATTACGATCAGGCCGGTAGCCTGGTTCAAACTGTGCCCCCGGCAGGAGTGCAGCCACTAAGTGGAGAGCAGGTTACATCGGTGAAAGGTGGTACAGCTATTCATCCCTATCACAGACTGGAAACCCGCTACCAATACAATAGCCGAAATCAATTGATTTGGCAGGACAGCCCGGATGGTGGCGTTAGCCGTTTCTGGTACAATAAGGCAGGGCAACTACGATTGTCACAAAATGCCAAACAAACTGTGGATGATTTGTACAGCTATACCAGATACGACAAGCAGGGCAGGGTGATAGAGACAGGGGAGATTTATTCGACAGAACCCATTGATACCTTGCAGGTGAATTTGGAAGAATTAACCTTTCCTGATTGTGGAACCTATGGCTGTGGAGATGTAACCCTCACGGTATATGACCGGGCAGGTTTACCTAGGGACCCAACTTTTGCCCAAGAATACCTGCGCAGCCGGGTATCATGGACAGCTATGGTGGAGAAAAACTCAACGGATACAATATTTACCTATTACAGCTACGATCCGCATGGCAACGTAAAGGCCTTACTCCAAGACCTGCCAGGGATAGGCCCAAAACGTACGGAGTATGTATATGATCTGGTCAGTGGCAACGTAAACCAGGTGCACTACCAAAAAGGTTATTCTGACCAATTGATTCACCGCTATCGTTACGATGCTGACAACCGACTGGAAGAGGTACAGACAAGCACAGATGGATTGGTTTGGAATAGGGATGCAGCCTATTATTACTACCCACATGGACCGCTGGCCAGGGTAGAGTTGGGTGAGTACAATGTTCAGGGGATGGACTACTACTATACGCTACAGGGTTGGTTGAAAGGTGTAAATATGCCAATGGAAGGAGATCCCGGGGGGGATGGAGTGGGTGGATTCCGTACCGGTACTGATGCTTTTTCTTTTGCGCTTGGGTATTACGAAGGGGATTACAAACCCATCAATCCCAGTGTAACCATTTCTGATTCACGAGACCAACTCTGGGATCATTATAAAGACACAAGGGATACAATCTCAGCAACTGGTCTGTACAACGGCAATATTTCCTGGATGAGTACTGACCTTCCCAGCTTGGGAGATCCGGATCGTATGCAGGCTATGGTTTATGGGTACGATCAGCTCCACCGAATCGTTCAAGCCAGAAGCCTGACCAGCTCAGAAACTACCGGCTTTGTCCAAAGGAGTTACAATCCAGAGAACCCGAATAAATACGATGCGGATTATAGCTATGATCCTAATGGGAATTTATTAACTTTACAGAGGCGGGATGAAACGACAATCCGTGATGATTTGACATATAAATACTATGACTTTAGCAACAAGCTGAAAAACGTGGATGGTACGGATACTGAAAATTACACCTATGATGAGATCGGCAACCTGGTTAGTGACAATGCCGAAGGCATTGATAGTATCGCTTGGACGCCATATGGTAAGGTTAGAGCAGTTTTCAAGGATGACAGTTCGCAGGTACGTTTCAGGTACGATGCCTCCGGAAACCGCATCGCGAAGATAACTGAAACGGATACGACCATTTATGCCCGGGATGCCTCTGGTAATGTCATGGCAGTCTATAGAAACGATACCTTGACTGAGCAATCCATTTATGGTAGTTCAAGACTTGGCCTTATAAACTATGCTTCAAAAACTGCTTACAGAAGCCTAGGTGGCAAGAAGTACGAACTTTCCAACCACCTGGGAAATGTTCTGGCCGTCGTAAGTGACAATATCCACCTGGATCAGGATTCCACTTGGGCCAGTGTGGTCAATATTACGGACTATTATCCTTTTGGATTGGCGATGGATGGTCGTAGTGTGCAGGATAGTACTTACCGCTATGGGTTTAATGGACTTGAAGGTGATGACGAGATAAATGGACCCAAAAAGAGCTATACGACCGAATTCAGGCAGTATGATCCTGTTGTTGGAAGGTGGTGGGGTGTGGATGCTCTCACTGGTCAGATGCCAGACTGGTCTCCGTATAATTTTGGATTTAATAGTCCTTTAAGGTATGTTGATCCTACCGGACTAGCTCCCGATGATTGGGTAAAGGACAAAGATGGAAATGTTAGGTGGCGTGAAAACGTAAATTCTGCCGAAGATATTGATCCCTTGTCAGGAGACACCTACTTGGGGAAATCAGGGGTAGGGTTGGACGAGTCCTCTGGAAATACGCAGTTTTTCAACAGCGACGGAACTATTGACGAAGGAGTAAGGTCTATGGCGGAGTTTACAGTAACCGCTTCGGCAACCTCACACGGAAAGGTTATGAGTAATCCCGTTGTAAAAGATATGAAAGCGAATAGTGCGAGAATTAGGAGCGAAGCCTTGCCATTTGCCAGGCACATGACTAGAAGTACAATTGATGGAATTGGATATACGGGAGCCGGGATATCAGCTGTAGGGACGGCAGTAACTCCTTTTATCCCCCATTTAGGAGTTGGGTTATTGGCAGTTGGAGGGTCGGTTTCTACTATCTCTGGTGTGGCAAGTGCTACTATGAATTTTGCGGAAGGGGATATTAGTGGAGGTTTTGGTGATGTTGGAATGATGGTGGTAGGTAAGTATGGTAGTACTTTGATAAAAAATATGAGAAACAGAAGGAGGATAATAAACTGGACGGAACAGGTTGTTCTAGAATCCACCCTCGAATCATCATTGAATATCGCTGACGGCATAAGGGCGAATTTGCAAGATAAAAAATAAAATGGAGTTATTTTTAGGTATACTTATGTTGGGCATTGGGTTTCACCTTTACAATAAGGAATTGCGGAAGGATGAAGAAGGTACTTCAATATTTAACATGTACTGGAAAACAAAACAAATGGGTTTGGTTTATGTTCTCATTTTAGGAGGGTTAGCGATTCTTTTAAGATCCCTAGTAATTTGGATTAGTTCATTGTAAGAGATCACATTATTTAATTTTTCTTACACACCAAATACACATAAAGAGTAAAATATGGAATTTGAGTCTTTAATTTGGGGTTACCTTCCAATTTTAATAGCTTTAACTGTTGGTATTCTCTCTGTTCGATTGATACTAAAAAAGCAGCTACTTTTGAGTGTTTTTCTCTTTCTTATAATTTTAGGTAGCAAATCTTTAGCCGCTTATATTTTGGTTAGTATACTTGTAGGGGCATGGCCTTCCTTCATGCCTCATATAATTATTTCATTTTCAATCCTTTTGCTTTTAGTACAAAAATATTTGCATAGTAGGAGCCAATCAAAAATTAATGAAAAACCTTAACTTTACAGAGAAGGGATGAGCAGACGGCCATTCAAGAGGACTTGACATACAGTTACTATGATGTAACCAATAAGCTTAAAAATGTAGATGGCTCCTCCGGAGAGAACTATACCTATGATGAGATTGAGGGCCGAGCGTTAAAAAATGATACCTTTGGATCATTTTAGAGAGGAGCCAGGCTGTGCGGGAGAATTTCTGATGCTGCTGAAGGCATAGACAGCATCACTTGGATACCTTACGGGAAAGTGAGGGCAGTGTATAAAGACGACAACTCAGCAGTCCATTTCAGGTAAAATGCCACAGGAAACAGGATTGGCAAAATTACCGAGAGCGATACAACCATTTATGCCAGGGACGCAAGCGGTAATGTCATGGCTGTCTACAAAAACGACACCTTGATAGAGCAATCAATCTATGGCAGTTCCCGACTAGGGCTAATGACGGCATCCTCCAAAGCACGCTACCGAACGCTGGGAGGTGAAAAGTACGAACTATCCAACCACCTTGGCAATGTCCTGGCTGTAGTAACCGATAATATCCATCTCGACCAGGATTCCACTTGGGCATCCGTCATTAACACTACGGACTACTATCCGTTTGGATTGGGGATGGATGGTCGTAGCGAGCAGGATAGTAGTTATCGTTATGGGTTTAATGGCAAGGAATTGGACAGCCCCGGTATGGGCGGCGGGGGAAGCACCTACGACTATGGGTTTAGGATTTACAATCCCGCGATAGCACGATTCCTATCCGTGGATCCTCTTATGAAATCATATCCTTGGTACACACCTTACCAGTTTGCGGGGAATAAGCCAATAAGTTCCATAGATGTTGATGGGTTAGAACCTTATGATGTAAACGGTAATAGGATCGATCAACTTGAGGAGTCTAATCTTTCTTCAATTGATCCTAAAACTGATAATTCAATTTGGAATGATTTACGGTCTCACAGCAATGAGCAGGGCAGAACAAGAGGGGGTGGTAGGTTCCAATCTGCATCGGGTGAAAGAGTAGACGTTCAAGGGATTGATCAAGCAATTGGAGGGATGCGTAATGTCGATTATTCTTCT of the Cyclobacterium marinum DSM 745 genome contains:
- a CDS encoding leucine-rich repeat domain-containing protein, with product MKSVKKSGKQMSWPVLVTIVLFILGLATFSSARHGGMLYDLYPNLVAPSSLRALAAGHDKVRVSWHGILPEGTDYEVERRNGSGSFVKIGETENDTTVYIDEGLSSGIEYFYRVRAVSGPTYSPYSVESRVLLDPLTSHIPEDVKFGANGRNTYEPVESYTHTWDLLIENSDYPVFDPLSCAMGTYYVGFELSYDLGDTDTEAIWDTGLEIRLEYDQTVLWTKPLYLNSGEQTFLGNVFHEEAIECDQDYRFVLTQVSENGVVPDANVRLSVQLYKKFDESFSPGAPTSLSVQTNLGKALISWDHSTDLTRDYELEWVFIASHEAFTGTTANEAFSYKEPVRINTRKKDFSHHLYYPEGKVWYRVRAVGYEVDYPEHRIPGAWAYGSDAGLAVSNQEGEINWQLKTVFAEDGMHKSAVSYMDGSLRQRQQITHLDSEELALVGESHFDFEGRPSIQVLPVPAPTADLGYREAFSPFLATTSEITNNTSTSRIKFHYDNGGLENSPLAATSGAGQYFSPSNTVGGIHRDYIPDAEGFAYSQTEYTNDGTGRVRKQSGVGESFRTDGDHSTRFYYGDAAQEELIRLFGVNVGRASHYAKEMTVDPNSQVSISYKDQEGRVVATALGGNPPKNIIDPIEIYSRNEAEMDNLAPRPAPGQDSKTSKNTVLANNTTYDKDSIDLAETIAYVAKLDSLEEIRQAEEIEALFQLQEQTEPEAGKLSKETTPQLGLMNLPMPTQVEYDALMALYQSTNGANWTNNTGWRDADPMVLQSVQGWSGVTITGVGSVVELDLKNNNLTGTLPNEIGDLTNLKVLGIHENSLSGSIPASIGSLTELTYLNLSQDSLSGSIPDSLGNLTNLTYLSLRNNGFTGAIPESLGNLNKLDQLYLSTNTLTGSIPDTLASLINLKALYLFSNNLTGQIPSVLGDLTALEEFRVGSNSLTGSIPETFGNLINLEQLHMDKNQLSGEIPSSIGNLENLVGMNLSTNNLTGQIPVSIGNLNKLTDLRLNVNHLSGNIPFSLGNLDKLDRLVLDRNELIGSIPGTIGNMSTLRVLYLYNNKLTGTIPASLGNLTKLQNIAMFGNEMEGIIPETLGNLTLLKELRLETNQFTGTLPASIGEISSLENVSFRGNNLHGPVPNTYQNPNLNPTTFDVRYNYFDMESLLTLKDVFPSPSNTYNPQYGIDIYQGIHLTVGDDLQLQVPEEYQIDDPGISYRWYKYSTAVSAQGANELTYSQNALGKYDGGNFTYRIYHEDLPGFYLFSQVKQVTMEEPGWKALTVNLDSYNRREGNEMRVNKTILNTVPGTEFNFSYALKGLGVELDSLGCQDCELELFIQLIDPDGIPVNLGSIAGNTVNDSLSYQNNYSVSQCTVPAISLENLVTEEIFLAELGEYTLVKKLKMLSPSVETVRSQIVASTEYIDAIATLDSMYVDYGDCLLCKDPEVCEEQDGATKEAIQDIIAAECDNILQRIIGELDPGYTEQDIINHPDYCEYTYCLSHQEAAEFEMRMLLVSGWEAAGQTYQLAIGPEEMDPYYNNPEMAGIGSAGDVRALLNNIQVGFYTGTLLEVTDPDNLGMYADPAGNPDTTGYHMLYANLQQKRSELGETWYAENLDEQRWQLFRNYYFEASRRVKVTLDSVQSCPAVLEGLSVLDELPENEEGIEAYIAASGFLAPIDSIQLLPVFEMVLDGCGEEFSDADQDSIYVNLEAYFNANRADNIFNWILEEDLETNYYLGRVNEILSAHSCSLEDYAQESRMVCVRDTVIYPAAQAQFWDNSLYRGDFEMTRANLLESMEAIGDSTNQSKQKKSGMVQMMSAVFPGYSEYNALFTLYNATDGDNWYNNYGWVDADPFTPEDVTVWTPPVTTDGNGNITGISLAHNNLTGQIPTQISTFSSLENLFLDGNNLTGSIPSSMGSLTSLINLDLSENDFTGTLPSSFSSLTNLLYLRIYDNELQGPIPFGPPSASFNLDASLNRFTFTDLLPFKNNFLSSASYSGQDLVDVAKNINKLAGQSHVFTTNIDRDTSPKSEYQWFKNGVALNSRDTASHTLNLSGLSSGDAGDYYYKIWNSDLPGLELTSRIQTLNMTQTGGVWKCLEREVLDPSMNGSGPTVTSSASMFFYSPDWEAVLDSCMADKAARASSLKELAASKMLDRRIEEYYANFDRSCLELTEESLSYTYIPKEYHYTLYYYDQAGSLVQTVPPAGVQPLSGEQVTSVKGGTAIHPYHRLETRYQYNSRNQLIWQDSPDGGVSRFWYNKAGQLRLSQNAKQTVDDLYSYTRYDKQGRVIETGEIYSTEPIDTLQVNLEELTFPDCGTYGCGDVTLTVYDRAGLPRDPTFAQEYLRSRVSWTAMVEKNSTDTIFTYYSYDPHGNVKALLQDLPGIGPKRTEYVYDLVSGNVNQVHYQKGYSDQLIHRYRYDADNRLEEVQTSTDGLVWNRDAAYYYYPHGPLARVELGEYNVQGMDYYYTLQGWLKGVNMPMEGDPGGDGVGGFRTGTDAFSFALGYYEGDYKPINPSVTISDSRDQLWDHYKDTRDTISATGLYNGNISWMSTDLPSLGDPDRMQAMVYGYDQLHRIVQARSLTSSETTGFVQRSYNPENPNKYDADYSYDPNGNLLTLQRRDETTIRDDLTYKYYDFSNKLKNVDGTDTENYTYDEIGNLVSDNAEGIDSIAWTPYGKVRAVFKDDSSQVRFRYDASGNRIAKITETDTTIYARDASGNVMAVYRNDTLTEQSIYGSSRLGLINYASKTAYRSLGGKKYELSNHLGNVLAVVSDNIHLDQDSTWASVVNITDYYPFGLAMDGRSVQDSTYRYGFNGLEGDDEINGPKKSYTTEFRQYDPVVGRWWGVDALTGQMPDWSPYNFGFNSPLRYVDPTGLAPDDWVKDKDGNVRWRENVNSAEDIDPLSGDTYLGKSGVGLDESSGNTQFFNSDGTIDEGVRSMAEFTVTASATSHGKVMSNPVVKDMKANSARIRSEALPFARHMTRSTIDGIGYTGAGISAVGTAVTPFIPHLGVGLLAVGGSVSTISGVASATMNFAEGDISGGFGDVGMMVVGKYGSTLIKNMRNRRRIINWTEQVVLESTLESSLNIADGIRANLQDKK
- a CDS encoding RHS repeat domain-containing protein, translating into MAVYKNDTLIEQSIYGSSRLGLMTASSKARYRTLGGEKYELSNHLGNVLAVVTDNIHLDQDSTWASVINTTDYYPFGLGMDGRSEQDSSYRYGFNGKELDSPGMGGGGSTYDYGFRIYNPAIARFLSVDPLMKSYPWYTPYQFAGNKPISSIDVDGLEPYDVNGNRIDQLEESNLSSIDPKTDNSIWNDLRSHSNEQGRTRGGGRFQSASGERVDVQGIDQAIGGMRNVDYSSLSIDQLPTGFSKEDLFEGFRVYLNHFVGEGTDFKEFSVEDQKLWLSSNPIGAVMQFDGSPIPVENNIIEDWLSDDLTVVVTSHKVANTHSQWVFSTATTLKNGGHAVSGSRQFGISENINGGFTFWTRGTDKAHNLFDATISPIVFKSGEKIWKQLFQNVNTFINENGGRSSVVKPISTRVND